The Haloplanus sp. CK5-1 genome contains a region encoding:
- a CDS encoding GNAT family N-acetyltransferase produces MTQPAKSIAVEQVVDEDDVGRVNDFFNLRPIKRDLHQFTYRDTLDRAFCRDDRRLFYIEKDATIMAALMVWCESRVLDDDEAQIRLVAVKPEHRGQGFGRALCERAEQFAFEFGEQKMSADVMAESQAVEFWQSLGYTIEEEWTTDNGRSMYRVSKPI; encoded by the coding sequence ATGACACAGCCAGCGAAATCAATTGCTGTTGAACAGGTCGTAGATGAGGATGATGTAGGTCGCGTCAACGACTTCTTTAATCTGCGACCGATCAAGCGGGATCTACACCAGTTCACGTATCGGGATACTCTCGATCGGGCATTCTGTCGAGATGATCGACGACTCTTCTACATTGAGAAGGACGCTACTATCATGGCTGCTCTGATGGTCTGGTGTGAATCACGGGTGCTGGATGACGATGAAGCGCAAATCCGACTAGTGGCGGTTAAACCAGAACACCGTGGGCAGGGATTTGGCCGGGCTCTCTGTGAACGGGCTGAACAGTTCGCGTTTGAGTTCGGGGAGCAGAAGATGAGTGCTGATGTTATGGCGGAGTCGCAGGCTGTCGAGTTCTGGCAGTCACTTGGATATACGATTGAAGAGGAATGGACGACCGATAATGGCCGTTCAATGTATCGGGTTTCTAAGCCTATCTGA
- a CDS encoding SWIM zinc finger family protein: MAVLPKGGDIYTVVGQNQNGEYAVDSRKSRCTCADHRYRGTRCKHIRRVAFATGERVAPAWVDADEVDAQLGEHVEETPKVAATDGGVTLEEFGADDRDDDRPEDCDCGNWNDGLGLCCWPCYRDGFEEPNPHATGEDE, from the coding sequence ATGGCCGTTCTCCCCAAGGGCGGAGACATTTACACCGTCGTCGGTCAGAACCAGAACGGAGAGTACGCCGTCGATTCCCGTAAGAGTCGATGTACCTGTGCCGACCACCGATACCGGGGGACTCGCTGTAAGCACATCCGGCGTGTCGCCTTCGCTACTGGCGAGCGCGTTGCTCCCGCGTGGGTCGACGCCGACGAGGTAGACGCCCAACTTGGGGAACACGTCGAAGAGACACCGAAGGTGGCCGCGACCGACGGTGGCGTGACTCTCGAAGAGTTCGGTGCTGACGACCGCGACGACGACCGTCCCGAGGATTGCGACTGTGGCAATTGGAACGACGGCCTCGGGCTGTGCTGTTGGCCGTGCTACAGGGACGGCTTCGAGGAACCGAACCCGCACGCAACGGGTGAAGACGAATGA
- the uvrB gene encoding excinuclease ABC subunit UvrB — MSDSSGPLSPDRPNADRAFRVDAPFDPAGDQPEAIEELVNGYNSGMEKQTLLGVTGSGKTNTVSWVVEELQQPTLVIAHNKTLAAQLYEEFGNLFPDNAVEYLVSYYDYYQPEAYVEQTDTFIDKDASINDEIDRLRHSATRSLLTRDDVIVVASVSAIYGLGDPANYVDMSLRLEAGQAIDRDELLARLVDLNYDRNDVDFTQGTFRVRGDTVEVFPMYGRYAVRVEFWGDEIDRLTKLDPLEGEVVSREPAVLIHPAEHYSIPEERLDRAIGEIEDLMEDRVSYFERQGDLVAAQRIEERTTFDLEMLRETGYCSGIENYSVHLSDRDSGEAPYTLLDYFPDDFLTVIDESHQTLPQIKGQYEGDKSRKDSLVENGFRLSTAYDNRPLTFEEFEAKTSRTLYVSATPGDYERGHSEQVVEQIVRPTYLVDPAIEVADATGQVEDLMDRIDGRIQRDERVLVTTLTKRMAEDLTEYLSEAGVAVEYMHDETDTLERHELIRGLRLGEFDVLVGINLLREGLDIPEVSLVAILDADQEGFLRSETTLVQTMGRAARNVNGEVVLYADETTDAMRSAIEETRRRRRIQREFNEEHGHEPTTIEKDVGETNLPGSETDTESVTGDTPESDDEARARIEALEERMEAAADNLEFELAADIRDRIRELRQEFDFDDDGIAPEVDSDF, encoded by the coding sequence GTGAGCGATTCGAGTGGCCCCCTCTCTCCGGATAGACCGAATGCGGATCGCGCCTTTCGAGTTGACGCCCCCTTCGACCCGGCGGGCGACCAGCCCGAGGCCATCGAGGAACTGGTGAATGGGTATAATTCTGGTATGGAGAAACAGACCCTACTTGGCGTCACCGGGTCGGGCAAGACGAACACGGTGTCGTGGGTGGTCGAAGAACTCCAACAACCGACCTTAGTGATTGCGCATAATAAGACGCTGGCCGCGCAACTCTACGAAGAGTTCGGGAATCTTTTCCCGGATAATGCAGTAGAATATTTAGTATCCTACTACGACTACTACCAGCCCGAGGCCTACGTCGAACAGACGGACACGTTCATCGACAAGGACGCCTCGATCAACGACGAGATCGACCGCCTGCGCCACTCGGCCACCCGGTCGCTGTTGACCCGGGACGACGTGATCGTCGTCGCCTCGGTGTCGGCCATCTACGGGCTGGGCGACCCCGCGAACTACGTCGACATGTCGCTGCGCCTCGAAGCGGGGCAAGCGATCGACCGCGACGAACTGCTCGCCCGCCTAGTCGACCTCAACTACGACCGCAACGACGTCGACTTCACGCAGGGGACGTTCCGGGTGCGGGGCGACACCGTCGAGGTGTTCCCCATGTACGGCCGCTACGCCGTCCGGGTCGAGTTCTGGGGCGACGAGATCGACCGCCTGACGAAACTCGACCCGCTCGAGGGCGAGGTCGTGAGCCGGGAGCCCGCGGTCCTGATCCACCCGGCGGAACACTATTCGATCCCGGAGGAGCGCCTCGACCGCGCGATCGGGGAGATCGAGGACCTGATGGAGGATCGGGTCTCGTACTTCGAGCGACAGGGCGACCTCGTCGCGGCCCAGCGGATCGAGGAACGAACCACGTTCGACTTGGAGATGCTGCGCGAGACGGGCTACTGCTCGGGCATCGAGAACTACTCCGTCCACCTCTCGGACCGCGACTCGGGCGAAGCGCCCTACACCCTGCTCGACTACTTCCCCGACGACTTCCTCACGGTGATCGACGAATCCCACCAGACCCTCCCGCAGATCAAGGGCCAGTACGAGGGCGACAAGTCGCGCAAGGACTCGCTGGTCGAGAACGGCTTTCGCCTCTCCACGGCCTACGACAACCGCCCGCTCACGTTCGAGGAGTTCGAGGCGAAGACGAGTCGGACGCTGTACGTCTCCGCGACGCCCGGCGACTACGAACGGGGCCACTCCGAGCAGGTGGTCGAACAGATCGTCCGCCCGACCTACCTCGTCGACCCCGCGATCGAGGTGGCCGACGCGACGGGGCAGGTCGAGGACCTCATGGACCGCATCGACGGCCGCATCCAGCGGGACGAGCGCGTCCTCGTCACCACCCTCACCAAGCGTATGGCCGAGGACCTCACCGAGTACCTCTCGGAGGCGGGGGTGGCGGTGGAGTACATGCACGACGAGACGGACACGCTGGAACGGCACGAACTCATCAGGGGGCTCCGCCTCGGCGAGTTCGACGTCCTCGTCGGGATCAACCTCCTCCGCGAGGGGCTGGACATCCCCGAGGTGTCGCTGGTCGCCATCCTCGACGCCGACCAGGAGGGCTTTCTCCGCTCGGAGACAACGCTCGTCCAGACGATGGGGCGGGCGGCCAGAAACGTCAACGGCGAGGTGGTGCTATACGCCGACGAGACGACCGACGCCATGCGGTCGGCCATCGAGGAGACGCGTCGCCGCCGCCGGATTCAACGGGAGTTCAACGAGGAACACGGCCACGAACCGACGACCATCGAGAAGGACGTTGGCGAGACCAACCTGCCGGGGAGCGAGACTGACACCGAAAGCGTCACCGGGGACACACCGGAGAGTGACGACGAAGCCCGCGCCCGGATCGAGGCACTCGAAGAGCGCATGGAGGCCGCCGCCGACAACCTGGAGTTCGAACTCGCGGCCGACATCCGCGATCGGATCCGCGAACTCCGCCAGGAGTTCGACTTCGACGACGACGGGATCGCCCCCGAAGTCGACTCCGACTTCTAG